In the Streptomyces formicae genome, one interval contains:
- a CDS encoding acetamidase/formamidase family protein — MSDPRILTVRPEPGEYAWTFGGAPPVARITPGTVLDLFTEDCFAGNVRSEKDLVSEVCQFPYLNPQTGPFHVEGAEPGDTLAVHFVSIEPARDWAASTTVPLFGALTSTHATASLQPPLPEAVWIWQLDRARRTARFTSRDGDFETDLPMDPMHGTVGVAPANLEVRSALVPDAHGGNMDTPEMRAGVTCYLGVNVEGALLSLGDGHARQGEGETCGVAVECAMNTVVIVELLKGVTTPRPRLESDTHIISTGSARPLEDAFRISQLDLIQWLVRDYGFSELDAYQFATQTVESPLANVCDTNYTCVAKLRKDWLPARETHRGLHARLREVATTLPRGSLRSL, encoded by the coding sequence ATGAGCGACCCTCGGATCCTGACCGTGCGGCCGGAACCCGGCGAGTACGCCTGGACGTTCGGCGGCGCCCCGCCCGTCGCCCGCATCACGCCAGGCACCGTCCTCGACCTCTTCACGGAGGACTGCTTCGCGGGGAACGTGCGCTCGGAGAAGGACCTCGTCTCCGAGGTCTGCCAGTTCCCCTATCTCAACCCGCAGACGGGGCCCTTCCACGTGGAGGGAGCCGAGCCGGGTGACACCCTCGCCGTGCACTTCGTGTCGATCGAACCGGCCCGCGACTGGGCGGCATCGACCACGGTCCCCCTGTTCGGCGCCCTCACCTCCACACACGCCACCGCGTCCCTGCAACCACCGCTTCCCGAGGCCGTATGGATCTGGCAGCTCGACCGGGCCCGCCGCACGGCACGGTTCACCTCGCGTGACGGCGACTTCGAGACCGATCTGCCGATGGATCCCATGCACGGCACCGTCGGCGTCGCACCCGCCAACCTCGAGGTCCGCTCGGCGCTCGTGCCCGACGCCCACGGCGGGAACATGGACACACCCGAAATGCGAGCCGGAGTCACCTGCTATCTCGGGGTGAACGTCGAGGGCGCCCTGCTGAGTCTCGGCGACGGGCACGCGCGACAGGGCGAGGGCGAGACGTGTGGGGTCGCCGTCGAATGCGCCATGAACACCGTGGTGATCGTCGAGCTCTTGAAGGGGGTCACCACTCCGCGGCCGCGCCTGGAGTCCGATACGCACATCATTTCGACCGGCTCCGCCAGGCCGCTGGAGGACGCCTTCCGCATATCCCAGCTGGACCTGATCCAGTGGCTGGTGCGGGACTACGGGTTCAGCGAGCTGGACGCCTACCAGTTCGCGACGCAGACCGTCGAGTCGCCGCTCGCCAATGTCTGCGACACCAACTACACCTGCGTGGCCAAGCTCCGTAAGGACTGGCTACCCGCGCGCGAGACGCATCGCGGACTGCACGCGCGGCTGCGCGAGGTCGCCACGACGCTCCCGCGCGGGAGCCTCCGCTCCCTCTAA
- a CDS encoding SWF or SNF family helicase gives MSDAYDEEYGGASNDGPGADERTFAALPPAHGRGFAQSWWGQAWLKALEDTALDLQQLKAGRRLARAGSVGAVSVRPGRITAVVQDRDGTPHRSDVLLQELSEDEWDRFLGMAVERAGDIAALLDREMPPHLVEDAAAAGVELLPGIGDLEPECDCDAWDHCGHTAALCYQLARLLDQDPFVLLLMRGRGERALLDELQVRSLSQADAQPATEEAHDAAPEGVSAAQAYAEGAVLPPLPPLPALPPEPGLPPALDTETEPAAGLDVAALEFLAAQTAVEAYRLLADALTSGHERLPVGRELTASQDAVRLAAGAPGEEITARLAAGSGRDGDALALAVRAWEYGGQAALSVLEEEWTPREESLARARAALDAAWEEDERPRLHAADNRWTLVDADAQVRHGRDGRWWPYRKERGRWTPAGPAAKDPATALAVAAGGE, from the coding sequence ATGAGTGACGCGTACGACGAGGAATATGGCGGCGCGAGCAACGACGGTCCGGGCGCGGACGAACGGACCTTCGCCGCACTGCCGCCGGCGCACGGGAGGGGTTTCGCGCAGAGCTGGTGGGGTCAGGCCTGGCTCAAGGCGTTGGAGGACACGGCCCTCGACCTCCAGCAGTTGAAGGCGGGACGCAGGCTCGCGCGCGCGGGATCCGTGGGCGCGGTGTCGGTGCGGCCCGGCCGGATCACGGCGGTCGTTCAGGACCGTGACGGCACCCCGCACCGCTCCGATGTCCTGCTGCAGGAGCTGAGCGAGGACGAGTGGGACCGCTTCCTGGGGATGGCGGTCGAACGGGCCGGGGACATCGCGGCACTCCTCGACCGTGAGATGCCACCGCACCTGGTGGAGGACGCGGCCGCGGCGGGCGTGGAACTCCTGCCCGGCATAGGCGACCTTGAGCCCGAGTGTGACTGTGACGCGTGGGACCACTGCGGGCACACTGCCGCGCTCTGCTACCAGTTGGCGCGGCTGCTGGATCAGGATCCCTTCGTCCTGCTGCTGATGCGGGGCCGCGGGGAGCGTGCGCTCCTCGACGAGCTCCAGGTCCGCAGCCTGTCGCAAGCCGACGCGCAGCCGGCCACGGAGGAGGCGCACGATGCGGCTCCAGAAGGCGTGAGCGCCGCTCAGGCGTACGCGGAGGGGGCCGTGCTCCCACCGCTGCCCCCGCTCCCCGCGCTGCCGCCGGAGCCGGGTCTGCCGCCCGCGCTCGACACGGAGACGGAACCTGCTGCGGGCCTCGATGTGGCCGCGCTCGAGTTCCTTGCGGCACAGACCGCCGTGGAGGCGTACCGGCTCCTGGCCGACGCGCTGACTTCCGGCCACGAACGACTCCCTGTGGGACGTGAGTTGACTGCGAGCCAGGACGCCGTGCGTCTGGCGGCCGGGGCTCCTGGTGAGGAGATCACGGCGCGGCTCGCGGCCGGGTCCGGGCGCGACGGGGACGCTCTCGCGCTCGCCGTCCGCGCCTGGGAGTACGGCGGTCAGGCGGCGCTCTCCGTGCTCGAGGAGGAGTGGACTCCACGAGAGGAGTCGTTGGCACGCGCGCGTGCCGCGCTGGACGCGGCGTGGGAAGAGGACGAACGGCCCCGTCTGCACGCGGCCGACAACCGCTGGACCCTGGTCGACGCCGACGCCCAAGTGCGGCACGGCAGGGACGGCCGCTGGTGGCCCTACCGCAAGGAGCGCGGCCGTTGGACCCCTGCGGGGCCGGCGGCGAAGGACCCGGCGACGGCGCTGGCCGTGGCGGCCGGAGGCGAGTAG
- a CDS encoding esterase-like activity of phytase family protein, with protein sequence MSPHAARKRRVRRSLAVGVPLAVATAMAVTGTAMGSQQSADHQHGAHKKARVTHTATLGDIPLGTFSNSLLPGTVDNDRGVDLGGIGSDLYPAGRKGEFWTVTDRGPNGQIKVDGKKRRTFPVPGFDPAIVKIRVSGETVKVLSAVPITTSSGKPVTGLPNQKGRDEAPYTYDARKPLSYDPNGLDTEGLVRAADGSFWLVDEYGPSLIHVSARGKVLKRYVPEGLDLRGADYPVVEALPGILSHRKTNRGFEGLTQLPGGDLVMAVQSPLSLPDEDAGEASRTTRLLRFSPKKQAVTAEYAYRFDPVDVVDPGEDDTSELKISSVVAVGRDRLLVQERTDKAARLQSVTLDRRSNILGGKWDSDTTKPSLEQLDDPAASGVPVLRKRLVVDLGKVDGVPGKIEGVAKVDERTLALINDNDFGMTDGPEAFDKNGRLVDSDVETTVTYVKLPRKF encoded by the coding sequence ATGTCCCCGCACGCCGCCCGCAAGCGCCGTGTCCGCCGTTCCCTAGCTGTCGGCGTACCGCTCGCCGTGGCCACCGCGATGGCGGTGACCGGCACCGCGATGGGCAGCCAGCAGAGCGCAGACCACCAGCACGGTGCCCACAAGAAGGCGCGCGTCACCCACACGGCCACTCTCGGTGACATTCCTCTCGGCACGTTCAGCAACTCCCTCCTGCCGGGGACGGTGGACAACGACCGCGGTGTGGATCTCGGCGGCATCGGCAGTGACCTCTACCCGGCAGGCCGCAAGGGCGAGTTCTGGACAGTGACCGACCGCGGGCCCAACGGCCAGATCAAGGTGGACGGCAAGAAGCGCCGCACCTTCCCCGTGCCCGGTTTCGACCCCGCGATCGTGAAGATCCGCGTCTCCGGAGAGACCGTCAAGGTCCTCTCCGCCGTGCCGATCACGACCTCCTCCGGGAAGCCCGTCACGGGACTGCCCAATCAGAAGGGACGCGACGAAGCGCCCTACACGTACGACGCACGGAAGCCTCTCTCCTACGATCCGAACGGTCTGGACACCGAGGGCCTCGTGCGGGCCGCCGACGGCAGCTTCTGGCTGGTGGACGAGTACGGGCCGTCGCTGATCCACGTCTCGGCGCGCGGAAAGGTGCTCAAGCGTTACGTCCCTGAAGGGCTCGACCTGCGGGGCGCGGACTACCCCGTGGTCGAAGCGCTGCCCGGCATCCTGTCGCACCGTAAGACGAACCGCGGCTTCGAAGGGCTCACCCAGCTGCCCGGAGGCGACCTGGTGATGGCGGTGCAGAGCCCTCTCTCGCTGCCGGACGAGGACGCGGGTGAGGCCTCGCGGACGACACGCCTGCTGCGCTTCTCCCCGAAGAAGCAGGCAGTCACCGCCGAGTACGCCTACCGCTTCGACCCCGTGGACGTGGTCGACCCGGGCGAGGACGACACCTCCGAGCTGAAGATCTCCTCCGTGGTCGCCGTCGGCCGTGACCGGCTGCTCGTCCAGGAGCGCACGGACAAGGCCGCGCGGCTGCAGAGCGTCACCCTGGACCGCCGGTCGAACATTCTCGGCGGCAAGTGGGACAGCGACACCACCAAGCCCTCACTGGAGCAGCTCGACGACCCCGCCGCCTCCGGAGTGCCCGTCCTCCGTAAGCGCCTGGTGGTCGACCTGGGCAAAGTCGACGGTGTCCCCGGAAAGATCGAAGGCGTCGCCAAGGTCGACGAGCGCACCCTGGCGCTCATCAACGACAACGACTTCGGCATGACCGACGGTCCGGAAGCCTTCGACAAGAACGGCCGTCTGGTGGACAGCGACGTGGAGACGACGGTCACGTACGTCAAGCTGCCTCGGAAGTTCTGA
- a CDS encoding N-acetylmuramoyl-L-alanine amidase, with translation MDRARRFPSRRRLLQGAVAAAVPATLLSTGHASAQERAGDYPPAEWIPASTSNYTAANRPSTYSIDYVVIHVTQETYADALAIFQNPAKQVSAHYVVRSKDGHVAQCVRDRNVAWHAGNWSYNTHSIGIEHEGWVDKPEYFTDAMYQQSAALTSAICSKYGIPKDREHIIGHSEVPGADHTDPGPYWDWSRYIRLVNFA, from the coding sequence ATGGATCGAGCAAGACGCTTCCCGAGCAGACGCCGACTGTTGCAGGGTGCGGTCGCCGCGGCGGTTCCCGCGACGCTGCTGTCCACCGGCCACGCGAGCGCGCAGGAGCGTGCGGGCGACTATCCACCGGCCGAGTGGATTCCGGCCAGCACCTCCAACTACACGGCGGCCAACCGGCCCAGCACCTACTCCATCGACTACGTGGTCATCCACGTCACGCAGGAGACCTACGCGGACGCTCTCGCGATATTCCAGAACCCGGCGAAGCAGGTGTCCGCCCACTATGTGGTGCGCTCCAAGGACGGGCACGTCGCCCAGTGCGTCCGCGATCGCAACGTCGCCTGGCACGCGGGCAACTGGAGCTACAACACCCACAGCATCGGCATCGAGCACGAGGGCTGGGTCGACAAGCCGGAGTACTTCACCGACGCGATGTACCAACAGTCCGCCGCGTTGACCTCCGCCATCTGCTCGAAGTACGGCATCCCCAAGGACCGCGAACACATCATCGGGCACTCCGAAGTTCCCGGTGCCGACCACACGGACCCCGGCCCATACTGGGACTGGTCCCGCTACATACGTCTCGTCAACTTCGCCTGA
- the xylA gene encoding xylose isomerase, producing MNYQPTPEDKFSFGLWTVGWQGRDPFGDATRAPLDPAESVQRLAEAGAYGVTFHDDDLIPFGSSDTEREAHIKRFRQALDTTGLVVPMATTNLFTHPVFKDGAFTANDRDVRRYALRKTIRNIDLAVELGAHTYVAWGGREGAESGAAKDVRCALDRMKEAFDLLGEYVREQGYDLRFAIEPKPNEPRGDILLPTVGHALAFIERLERPDMYGVNPEVGHEQMAGLNFPHSIAQALWAGKLFHIDLNGQTGIKYDQDLRFGAGDLRSAFWLVDLLERGGYDGPRHFDFKPPRTEDYEGVWESAAGCMRNYLILRERSAAFRADPEVQEALRASRLDELAVPTADDGLAGLLADRAAYEAFDVEGAAARGMAFERLDQLAMDHLLGARG from the coding sequence ATGAACTACCAGCCCACTCCTGAGGACAAGTTCAGCTTCGGACTGTGGACCGTCGGCTGGCAGGGCAGGGACCCGTTCGGCGACGCCACCAGGGCTCCGCTCGATCCGGCCGAATCGGTACAGCGCCTCGCCGAAGCAGGCGCCTACGGAGTGACGTTCCACGACGACGACCTGATCCCCTTCGGGTCGTCGGACACCGAGCGCGAAGCGCACATCAAGCGCTTCCGGCAGGCGCTGGACACGACGGGGCTCGTCGTGCCGATGGCCACCACGAACCTCTTCACCCACCCCGTCTTCAAGGACGGCGCGTTCACGGCCAACGACCGCGACGTACGCCGCTACGCGCTGCGCAAGACGATCCGCAACATCGACCTGGCGGTGGAACTGGGTGCGCACACCTATGTCGCGTGGGGTGGCAGGGAAGGCGCGGAATCCGGCGCAGCGAAGGACGTGCGTTGCGCGCTGGACCGCATGAAGGAGGCGTTCGACCTGCTCGGCGAGTATGTGCGCGAACAGGGCTACGACCTGCGGTTCGCGATCGAGCCCAAGCCCAACGAGCCGCGTGGCGACATCCTGCTGCCCACCGTCGGGCACGCCCTCGCGTTCATCGAACGCCTGGAGAGGCCCGACATGTACGGCGTGAACCCTGAAGTGGGCCACGAACAGATGGCGGGCCTGAACTTCCCCCACTCCATCGCCCAGGCCCTGTGGGCCGGCAAGCTCTTCCACATCGACCTCAACGGCCAGACCGGCATCAAGTACGACCAGGACCTGCGGTTCGGAGCGGGTGATCTGCGCAGCGCGTTCTGGCTGGTGGACCTCCTGGAGAGGGGCGGTTACGACGGCCCGAGGCACTTCGACTTCAAGCCGCCGCGGACGGAGGACTACGAAGGGGTGTGGGAATCGGCCGCGGGCTGCATGCGCAACTACCTGATTCTGCGTGAGCGTTCGGCGGCCTTCCGGGCCGACCCCGAAGTGCAGGAAGCCTTGAGGGCCTCACGTCTGGACGAACTGGCGGTGCCCACGGCCGACGACGGCCTCGCCGGGCTGCTCGCGGACCGGGCTGCCTACGAGGCGTTCGACGTGGAGGGCGCTGCCGCGCGCGGGATGGCCTTCGAGCGCCTCGACCAGCTGGCCATGGACCATCTGCTGGGCGCTCGGGGCTGA
- a CDS encoding GAF domain-containing protein — MATTPSPSQEAELTDPWVALKPGTDPTEQARELRRAHEDFTAKGTVARPVRPVVADSWRRSARARVSPEATGAAVELTDGDLGAYRAEHPLARVMPLFRELMGTFASDGEHLLAVCDAQGRLLWVEGHAATRQRAGRMNFVPGARWAESAMGTNAPGTAVAVDRPVQVFATEHFMRRVQPWTCAAAPVHDPRTGRLIGAVDITGGNGLAHPHSLAFVQAVARAAESQLALLAPPMRAEDAVELTALGREEALLLAGGRKVRLSRRHSEIVVLLARHPEGLTGDELLYALYEDESVPQVTLRAEMARLRRVLGAELLRSRPYRLAAPVECDVDTVERRLGVGAVTAAAAAYAGPLLPGSQAPALVRLRRRLADQLRTALVDRNDPDLLADWAHAPWGEDDLVVWRALAALRPTASVLARLRALDVELSASGHGRAQP, encoded by the coding sequence ATGGCGACAACCCCATCGCCGTCCCAGGAGGCCGAGTTGACCGATCCGTGGGTGGCTCTGAAACCGGGCACCGACCCCACCGAGCAGGCACGGGAGCTGCGCCGGGCGCACGAGGACTTCACCGCCAAGGGAACGGTGGCGCGGCCGGTGCGGCCGGTCGTGGCCGACTCATGGCGGCGGTCGGCCAGGGCGCGGGTCAGTCCGGAGGCCACGGGCGCGGCGGTGGAGCTGACCGATGGTGACCTCGGCGCGTATCGCGCGGAGCATCCGCTGGCGCGGGTGATGCCGCTGTTCCGTGAGTTGATGGGCACGTTCGCCTCGGACGGCGAGCATCTGCTGGCCGTGTGCGACGCGCAGGGCAGGCTGTTATGGGTCGAGGGGCACGCGGCGACACGACAGCGCGCGGGGCGGATGAACTTCGTTCCTGGCGCGCGGTGGGCCGAATCCGCCATGGGCACGAACGCGCCGGGGACGGCGGTCGCCGTCGACCGTCCGGTGCAGGTGTTCGCCACCGAGCACTTCATGAGGCGTGTGCAGCCGTGGACGTGCGCCGCGGCTCCGGTGCACGATCCGCGTACCGGGCGGCTGATCGGGGCGGTCGACATCACCGGTGGGAACGGCCTTGCGCACCCGCACAGCCTCGCCTTCGTACAGGCCGTGGCACGGGCGGCGGAGTCCCAACTGGCGCTGCTGGCACCGCCGATGCGAGCCGAGGACGCGGTGGAGCTCACCGCGTTGGGGCGCGAGGAGGCGTTGCTCCTGGCGGGCGGCCGGAAGGTGCGTCTCAGCCGCAGGCACAGCGAGATCGTGGTGCTGCTCGCCCGCCATCCGGAAGGGCTGACCGGTGACGAGCTGCTGTACGCGCTGTACGAGGACGAGTCGGTGCCGCAGGTGACGTTGCGGGCGGAGATGGCGCGGCTGCGGCGGGTCCTCGGCGCGGAGTTGTTGCGATCGCGTCCGTACCGTCTCGCGGCGCCCGTCGAGTGTGACGTCGATACGGTCGAGCGTCGGCTGGGGGTCGGCGCGGTGACGGCGGCAGCCGCCGCGTACGCCGGTCCGTTGCTGCCCGGGTCCCAGGCACCGGCGTTGGTCCGGCTCCGGCGCAGGCTCGCCGATCAGCTGCGTACGGCGCTGGTCGACAGGAACGATCCCGATCTGTTGGCCGATTGGGCGCACGCTCCGTGGGGTGAGGATGATCTGGTGGTGTGGCGGGCGCTGGCCGCGCTGCGCCCGACGGCATCCGTTCTGGCCCGCCTGCGGGCGCTCGACGTCGAGCTGTCCGCGTCGGGGCACGGTCGCGCGCAGCCCTAG
- a CDS encoding ROK family transcriptional regulator → MTAPLHEERRGTNGARLPDTQQGMRRRNLARVMHAVAAHGPLSRAAVASRIGLTRAAVSTLVDELIRTGLLDELGPERPSRVGRPGSALAVSGRGPIGIGAEVGVDHLAVCAVDLRGEVRARAVRRVANRRRAPEPVLEELSAMVERLSAEVRQVGLSPAGLAVAVPGLITRDARTVVRAPNLGWRDIDLAPLLPSDLPLSVDNEANFGALAELWLGADTPEDFLHVSAEIGIGAALVVDGRLLRGAHGFAGELGHVPVRPEGPPCPCGGRGCLEQYAGEEAVLRAAGVGPGVDRVGLLADRAAARDAGVRQALHGAGEALGIALTGAVNLLDPRAVVLGGALSRLAPWLLPSLEQELTGRTAGRACGVTVSEIGSDGPLLGAAHSVVRAVLDDPMAVACGA, encoded by the coding sequence ATGACCGCACCGCTGCACGAGGAACGCCGGGGCACGAACGGCGCGCGGCTGCCCGACACCCAGCAGGGCATGCGCCGCCGCAACCTCGCCCGGGTGATGCACGCGGTGGCCGCGCACGGCCCGCTGTCACGGGCCGCCGTGGCCTCCCGGATCGGACTCACCCGGGCCGCCGTATCGACCCTGGTCGACGAGCTGATCCGCACCGGGCTCCTGGACGAGTTGGGCCCCGAGCGCCCCAGCCGAGTGGGCCGCCCAGGATCGGCCCTGGCGGTCAGCGGCCGGGGGCCCATCGGCATCGGCGCGGAAGTGGGCGTCGACCATCTCGCGGTATGCGCGGTCGACCTGCGCGGTGAGGTGCGGGCCCGCGCGGTGCGACGGGTCGCCAATCGCCGCCGCGCGCCCGAACCCGTGCTCGAAGAGCTCTCCGCCATGGTGGAGCGGCTGAGCGCCGAAGTCAGGCAGGTGGGCCTCTCCCCCGCCGGCCTCGCCGTCGCCGTGCCCGGTCTCATCACACGTGACGCGCGGACCGTGGTCAGGGCCCCCAACCTCGGCTGGCGCGACATCGACCTCGCTCCGCTCCTGCCCTCCGATCTGCCGCTGAGCGTGGACAACGAGGCCAACTTCGGCGCCCTCGCGGAGCTGTGGCTCGGCGCGGACACACCGGAGGACTTCCTCCATGTCTCGGCGGAGATCGGCATCGGCGCCGCCTTGGTCGTCGATGGCCGACTGCTGCGCGGAGCGCATGGTTTCGCTGGCGAGCTGGGGCACGTTCCGGTGCGTCCAGAGGGCCCGCCCTGCCCCTGCGGCGGGCGCGGCTGCCTGGAGCAGTACGCCGGTGAGGAGGCCGTGCTGCGCGCGGCAGGAGTGGGGCCTGGCGTGGATCGGGTCGGGCTTCTCGCCGATCGCGCGGCCGCGCGGGACGCGGGGGTACGGCAGGCACTTCACGGCGCCGGTGAGGCGTTGGGCATCGCGCTCACAGGCGCCGTCAACCTGCTCGATCCGCGAGCCGTGGTGCTCGGCGGCGCTCTGTCGAGACTCGCGCCGTGGCTGTTGCCCTCGCTGGAGCAGGAGTTGACCGGCCGGACGGCTGGACGTGCCTGTGGCGTCACCGTCTCCGAGATCGGTTCGGACGGGCCCTTGCTCGGGGCGGCTCACTCGGTGGTGCGTGCCGTGCTTGATGATCCGATGGCGGTCGCCTGCGGCGCATAG
- the xylB gene encoding xylulokinase has translation MSSSPAAQGPLVVGVDTSTQSTKALVVDAATGRVVASGQAPHRVSTGEARESDPQEWWDALCAALHHCGPAAREASAVSVGGQQHGLVALGADGTPVRPALLWNDVRSAPQARDLVERLGGPKAWADRVGSVPGPSFTVTKWAWLAEHEPAAARATTAVRLPHDYLTERLTGYGTTDRGDVSGTGWWASASETYDEEILGMVGLDPTLLPRVARSGEVVGTVRGSGELPFSPGTLVAPGTGDNAAAALGLGLLPGTPVLSLGTSGTVYAVSEHRPTDATGTVAGFADARGAWLPLACILNCTLAVDKMAALLNLDREAVEPGGAATLLPYLDGERTPNLPHASGILHGLRHDTTAGQLLQAAYDGAVHSLLGALDQVLDADADRSSPLLLIGGGARGAAWQHTVRRLSGRPVQVPEAKELVALGAAAQAAGVLTGEDPAAIARRWGTAEGPVLDPVERDEATLARISGVLSDAAPLLVRAPHGE, from the coding sequence ATGTCGTCATCGCCAGCAGCCCAGGGGCCGCTCGTCGTCGGTGTGGACACCTCCACGCAGTCCACCAAGGCCCTGGTCGTCGACGCCGCCACGGGGCGCGTCGTCGCGAGCGGCCAGGCCCCGCACCGGGTCAGCACGGGCGAGGCCAGGGAGAGCGATCCCCAGGAGTGGTGGGACGCCCTGTGCGCGGCGCTTCACCACTGCGGGCCCGCCGCCCGCGAGGCATCGGCCGTGTCGGTCGGCGGACAGCAGCACGGCCTCGTCGCGCTCGGCGCCGATGGCACGCCGGTGCGGCCCGCCCTCCTGTGGAACGACGTCCGTTCGGCCCCGCAGGCCCGGGATCTCGTCGAGCGGCTCGGCGGTCCCAAGGCATGGGCCGATCGTGTCGGCAGCGTCCCCGGGCCGTCCTTCACCGTGACGAAATGGGCCTGGCTCGCCGAGCACGAGCCCGCGGCCGCCCGGGCCACGACGGCGGTACGGCTGCCCCACGACTACCTCACGGAACGTCTCACCGGATACGGCACGACCGACCGCGGCGATGTCTCGGGCACGGGGTGGTGGGCTTCGGCTTCGGAGACATACGACGAGGAGATCCTCGGCATGGTGGGGCTCGACCCGACGTTGCTGCCCCGGGTGGCACGCTCCGGAGAGGTGGTCGGCACCGTACGCGGCAGCGGTGAACTGCCCTTCTCCCCCGGCACGCTGGTCGCGCCCGGCACCGGTGACAACGCGGCAGCGGCCCTCGGGCTCGGGCTGCTCCCGGGCACGCCGGTGCTGAGCCTGGGCACATCGGGCACGGTCTACGCGGTCTCGGAGCATCGCCCCACGGACGCCACGGGAACCGTCGCGGGTTTCGCCGACGCGCGTGGCGCGTGGCTGCCGCTGGCCTGCATCCTGAACTGCACCCTGGCCGTCGACAAGATGGCCGCGCTCCTGAACCTGGACCGAGAGGCGGTGGAGCCGGGCGGCGCTGCCACGCTCCTGCCCTATCTGGACGGCGAGCGGACACCGAATCTCCCCCACGCCTCCGGCATCCTGCACGGTCTGCGACACGACACGACGGCCGGGCAGCTCCTGCAGGCGGCGTACGACGGGGCCGTCCACTCGCTGCTCGGCGCCCTCGACCAGGTGCTCGATGCGGACGCCGACCGCTCGTCCCCGTTGCTGCTCATCGGAGGCGGGGCGCGCGGCGCGGCGTGGCAGCACACCGTCCGCCGCCTGTCCGGCCGCCCGGTGCAGGTGCCCGAGGCCAAGGAACTGGTGGCGCTCGGCGCCGCCGCCCAGGCCGCCGGGGTGCTGACCGGTGAGGATCCGGCCGCGATCGCACGGCGTTGGGGAACGGCCGAGGGGCCCGTGCTCGACCCCGTGGAGCGGGACGAGGCGACGCTCGCGCGGATCTCCGGGGTACTCTCCGACGCGGCGCCCCTGCTCGTCAGGGCGCCTCATGGGGAGTGA